A part of Thiomicrorhabdus sediminis genomic DNA contains:
- the fba gene encoding class II fructose-bisphosphate aldolase (catalyzes the reversible aldol condensation of dihydroxyacetonephosphate and glyceraldehyde 3-phosphate in the Calvin cycle, glycolysis, and/or gluconeogenesis) — MAMITLRELMDYAAENNFGMPAFNVNNMEQVRAIMRAADACDSPVILQGSAGARKYAGEPMLRHMVAAAVEMYPHIPVVMHQDHGSDVGVCLRAIQSGFTSVMMDGSLEADMKTPASYEYNSSITAEVVKIAHAGGVSVEGELGCLGSLETGKMGEEDGHGSDEELDHSMLLTDPEEAAQFVKDTNVDALAVAVGTSHGAYKFTSKPSDDVLKIDQIAKIHARIPDTHIVMHGSSSVPEEWLEIINNYGGDMGQTYGVPVEAIVEGIKYGVRKVNIDTDLRMASTGAIRKHLHDNPANFDPRKFFNAAENAMMEICKARFEAFGCAGHASKIKSVGLEEMQARYANGSLDQTVN; from the coding sequence ATGGCGATGATTACACTTCGTGAATTAATGGATTACGCAGCAGAAAACAACTTCGGTATGCCTGCGTTTAACGTAAACAACATGGAACAGGTTCGTGCAATCATGCGTGCAGCGGACGCTTGTGACTCTCCAGTAATCCTTCAGGGTTCTGCTGGTGCGCGTAAGTACGCTGGTGAGCCAATGCTTCGTCATATGGTAGCGGCTGCTGTAGAAATGTATCCGCATATCCCTGTTGTTATGCACCAGGATCACGGTTCTGACGTTGGCGTATGTCTACGCGCTATCCAGTCTGGCTTTACATCTGTAATGATGGATGGTTCTCTAGAAGCTGATATGAAGACTCCTGCTTCTTACGAGTACAACTCTTCAATCACAGCTGAAGTGGTTAAGATCGCTCACGCTGGTGGTGTTTCTGTTGAAGGTGAGCTAGGTTGTCTAGGTTCTCTTGAAACAGGTAAGATGGGTGAAGAAGATGGTCACGGTTCTGATGAAGAGCTAGATCACTCTATGCTTCTAACTGACCCAGAAGAAGCGGCTCAGTTCGTTAAAGATACTAACGTTGATGCACTAGCTGTTGCGGTTGGTACTTCTCACGGTGCTTACAAGTTTACTTCTAAGCCTTCTGACGACGTTCTTAAGATCGACCAGATCGCTAAGATCCATGCACGTATCCCTGATACTCACATCGTAATGCACGGTTCTTCTTCTGTTCCAGAAGAGTGGCTAGAAATCATCAACAACTACGGTGGTGACATGGGTCAAACTTACGGTGTGCCTGTTGAAGCAATCGTTGAAGGTATCAAGTACGGTGTTCGTAAGGTTAACATCGATACTGACCTACGTATGGCATCTACTGGTGCGATCCGTAAGCACCTACACGACAACCCAGCTAACTTCGATCCACGTAAGTTCTTCAACGCTGCTGAAAATGCAATGATGGAAATTTGTAAAGCACGTTTCGAAGCGTTTGGTTGTGCTGGTCACGCATCTAAGATCAAGTCTGTTGGTCTTGAAGAAATGCAAGCTCGTTACGCAAACGGTTCACTAGATCAGACAGTTAACTAA
- a CDS encoding HAMP domain-containing methyl-accepting chemotaxis protein, which yields MFATIRAKLIASFLFITLLIAGSAVFNVTNIQQSADGFSEYRQMARASVAIGRVQANMLMVRMNAKDYINNPVAQEVDEFNQYYLRTSDLLEEGKQILDDSKHLSVLDKISKDLSSYKQSFKQVQAYMQERNLLVGDKLDVIGPKMESVLTELMRQELQLGNVQASNEAAEVLRALLLARLYGAKFIQSNAEKDMQRVLKEFVVVSDKISLLRQYIDADHMEPLQQVEKMAEEYAGYIKNLYQVIVNRNEVIEGNLDVIGPRVATMAENLKLELKEVQDTVGPAVQQNNEDTINSSMIAALAVVLISIVIAILLPRTINRGLTAIQIVLKKISESGDFSIRSDAQRKDEIGIMGQAVNQLLKDMQAAIDDSNRVVQAISKGDFEQHIDLELKGDLARLKDGINGSADTIKDTMQQLQTAMQQMSQGNFKVKIESDGMSGGFLDVVNSTELTLESLNSTIADILAIMAAMEQGQFNQRVTVEAMGDLLDLKSSVNNSMDAIEAAISDITRVVVAQSQGDLTKTITGKYYGQLDTLKQAINASAQRLVEVIDNALQATTVVGSASDEVSQGAMDLSDRVQQQAASVEETSATMDEMNSAVQGNTENAREASQVAVDVSAKATQGANVMSKTIEAMNAIQESSHKIAEIVTLIDGIAFQTNLLALNAAVEAARAGEHGRGFAVVAGEVRNLAQKSAEAAKDIKNLIEESVVRIDEGATLAGESGQVLDEINASIETMTQMITHIATASSEQANGVGQVHQAINQIDEVTQQNAALVEETSAASLSMKEQADILQKEMSFFNTGRTINASHKAKQVKIEAKPVAKLNTPSVAVEPKAKRSAINENAEKSDTPKALPKQAAVADSDEWADF from the coding sequence GTGTTTGCTACTATTCGAGCAAAGTTAATCGCCAGTTTTCTGTTTATCACTCTTTTGATTGCAGGTTCGGCAGTCTTCAATGTTACCAATATTCAACAGTCAGCTGACGGTTTTTCAGAATATCGTCAAATGGCGCGCGCATCGGTAGCGATTGGTCGTGTCCAGGCGAATATGTTAATGGTACGTATGAATGCCAAGGATTACATCAATAACCCTGTAGCACAAGAGGTTGATGAGTTTAATCAGTACTATCTTAGAACTAGCGACCTTTTAGAGGAAGGCAAGCAGATTCTTGATGATAGCAAGCACTTAAGTGTGTTGGATAAGATTAGCAAAGACTTGTCGAGTTATAAGCAGTCATTCAAACAAGTTCAAGCTTATATGCAAGAGCGTAACCTACTGGTAGGTGATAAGCTTGATGTTATAGGGCCGAAGATGGAAAGTGTATTGACTGAGTTGATGCGCCAAGAGCTCCAGTTGGGCAATGTTCAGGCTTCAAACGAGGCTGCAGAGGTGTTACGGGCGTTATTATTAGCGCGCTTATATGGAGCCAAATTCATTCAAAGTAATGCTGAAAAAGATATGCAACGAGTATTGAAAGAGTTTGTAGTGGTGTCAGATAAAATTTCGTTGCTCAGACAATATATTGATGCAGACCATATGGAGCCTCTTCAGCAAGTCGAGAAGATGGCAGAAGAATATGCTGGATACATAAAGAACCTGTATCAAGTGATAGTCAATCGTAATGAAGTAATTGAAGGCAATCTAGATGTCATTGGCCCACGAGTTGCAACAATGGCAGAGAATCTCAAATTAGAATTAAAAGAGGTTCAGGATACAGTTGGACCTGCTGTGCAGCAGAACAATGAGGATACCATTAATTCTTCAATGATAGCAGCATTAGCGGTTGTCTTGATATCGATAGTGATTGCTATTTTGTTACCTCGTACCATCAATAGAGGTTTGACGGCGATTCAAATTGTGTTGAAGAAGATCAGCGAAAGTGGTGATTTCAGTATTCGTTCCGACGCGCAGCGTAAAGATGAAATTGGAATCATGGGGCAAGCCGTCAATCAGTTATTAAAAGATATGCAGGCAGCTATTGATGATTCGAATAGAGTGGTGCAGGCCATTTCCAAAGGTGATTTCGAACAGCACATTGATCTAGAATTAAAAGGTGATTTAGCTCGTCTTAAGGATGGGATTAACGGTTCGGCCGACACGATAAAAGATACCATGCAACAGCTGCAAACTGCGATGCAGCAGATGAGTCAGGGCAATTTCAAGGTTAAGATTGAATCTGATGGTATGAGTGGTGGCTTTCTTGATGTCGTTAATAGCACGGAGCTGACGCTGGAAAGTTTGAACAGCACCATTGCAGATATACTAGCGATTATGGCTGCGATGGAGCAAGGGCAATTTAATCAACGTGTCACGGTAGAGGCTATGGGAGATTTGTTGGATTTAAAAAGCTCTGTCAATAATTCTATGGATGCTATTGAAGCGGCTATTAGTGACATTACCAGAGTTGTTGTTGCACAATCCCAAGGCGATTTAACAAAAACTATTACTGGGAAATACTATGGGCAACTGGATACTCTAAAGCAGGCAATTAACGCTTCGGCGCAACGACTGGTCGAGGTCATTGATAATGCTTTACAAGCAACCACTGTTGTCGGCTCTGCCTCCGACGAGGTATCGCAAGGTGCAATGGATTTAAGTGACCGTGTTCAGCAGCAGGCTGCTTCGGTCGAAGAGACATCGGCTACCATGGATGAAATGAATTCGGCGGTGCAGGGCAATACTGAGAATGCGCGTGAAGCGAGCCAAGTCGCAGTTGATGTGAGTGCTAAAGCGACTCAGGGCGCAAATGTTATGAGTAAGACCATTGAAGCGATGAATGCCATTCAAGAATCGAGTCATAAGATTGCCGAGATTGTTACTTTGATTGATGGTATCGCATTCCAGACAAATCTTTTGGCATTGAATGCCGCTGTCGAAGCGGCTCGAGCCGGTGAACATGGTCGAGGTTTTGCCGTCGTTGCCGGAGAGGTAAGAAATCTGGCACAAAAATCTGCCGAAGCCGCCAAGGATATTAAAAACCTGATTGAAGAGAGTGTCGTTAGAATTGACGAAGGCGCAACTTTAGCGGGTGAATCAGGTCAGGTGCTGGATGAAATCAATGCTTCAATCGAGACGATGACACAGATGATCACTCATATCGCTACGGCTTCTAGTGAGCAGGCGAATGGCGTCGGCCAAGTACATCAAGCAATCAATCAGATTGATGAAGTAACCCAACAAAATGCCGCATTGGTTGAAGAGACGTCTGCGGCAAGCTTGAGTATGAAAGAACAGGCTGATATCTTGCAAAAAGAGATGAGTTTCTTCAATACCGGTAGAACGATCAATGCAAGTCATAAAGCCAAACAAGTGAAAATTGAGGCCAAGCCTGTCGCGAAGCTTAACACTCCAAGCGTTGCGGTCGAGCCAAAGGCAAAGCGGTCAGCGATAAATGAAAACGCTGAAAAATCGGATACACCAAAGGCATTGCCAAAACAAGCAGCTGTTGCGGATAGTGATGAATGGGCCGATTTTTGA
- a CDS encoding form I ribulose bisphosphate carboxylase large subunit — protein sequence MASKTFDAGVQDYQLTYWTPDYVPLDTDLLACFKVIPQEGVPREEAAAAVAAESSTGTWTTVWTDLLTDMEFYKGRCYRIEDVPGDKSAFYAFIAYPLDLFEEGSVVNVLTSLVGNVFGFKAVRSLRLEDIRFPMAFIKTCMGPPSGIQVERDKLNKYGRPMLGCTIKPKLGLSAKNYGRAVYECLRGGLDLTKDDENINSQPFQRWRDRFEFVAEAVDKATAETGERKGHYLNVTSGTVEEMMKRAEFAKELGQPIIMHDFLTAGFTANTTLANWCRENGMLLHIHRAMHAVIDRNPHHGIHFRVLAKCLRLSGGDHLHTGTVVGKLEGDRASTLGFVDQLREAFVPEDRSRGVFFDQDWGSMAGVFAVASGGIHVWHMPALVNIFGDDSVLQFGGGTQGHPGGNAAGAAANRVALEACVKARNEGRDLEREGGDILRDAARHSNELAVALETWKEIKFEFDTVDKLDVQ from the coding sequence ATGGCTAGTAAAACTTTTGACGCTGGTGTACAAGACTACCAGTTGACTTATTGGACTCCAGATTATGTTCCATTAGACACAGACCTATTGGCGTGTTTCAAAGTTATCCCACAAGAAGGTGTACCACGTGAAGAAGCGGCTGCTGCGGTAGCTGCTGAGTCTTCAACAGGTACATGGACAACAGTATGGACAGACCTATTGACAGACATGGAATTCTACAAAGGTCGTTGTTACCGAATTGAAGACGTTCCTGGTGACAAGTCAGCATTCTACGCGTTTATCGCTTACCCACTAGACCTATTCGAAGAAGGTTCAGTAGTAAACGTACTAACATCACTTGTTGGTAACGTATTCGGCTTTAAAGCGGTACGTTCTCTTCGTCTAGAAGATATCCGTTTCCCAATGGCGTTCATCAAGACATGTATGGGACCTCCATCAGGTATCCAGGTTGAGCGTGACAAGCTAAACAAGTACGGTCGTCCAATGCTAGGTTGTACAATCAAGCCTAAGCTAGGTCTATCTGCTAAGAACTACGGTCGTGCGGTATATGAGTGTCTACGTGGTGGTCTAGATTTAACTAAAGATGATGAAAACATCAACTCACAGCCGTTCCAGCGCTGGCGTGATCGTTTTGAGTTTGTAGCGGAAGCGGTAGATAAAGCGACAGCTGAAACAGGTGAGCGTAAAGGTCACTACCTAAACGTTACTTCTGGTACTGTTGAAGAAATGATGAAGCGTGCTGAGTTCGCCAAAGAACTAGGTCAGCCGATCATCATGCACGACTTCCTAACAGCTGGTTTTACAGCGAACACAACACTAGCAAACTGGTGTCGTGAAAACGGAATGTTGTTACACATTCACCGTGCGATGCACGCGGTAATTGACCGTAACCCACACCACGGTATCCACTTCCGCGTACTAGCGAAGTGTCTACGTTTGTCAGGTGGTGACCACCTACATACAGGTACCGTTGTAGGTAAGCTGGAAGGTGACCGTGCGTCAACGCTAGGTTTTGTAGATCAGTTACGTGAAGCATTCGTACCAGAAGACCGTTCACGCGGTGTATTCTTCGACCAAGACTGGGGTTCAATGGCGGGTGTATTCGCCGTTGCTTCAGGTGGTATCCACGTATGGCACATGCCAGCACTTGTAAACATCTTCGGTGATGACTCAGTTCTTCAGTTCGGTGGTGGTACACAGGGTCACCCAGGTGGTAACGCTGCGGGTGCTGCGGCTAACCGTGTTGCGCTAGAAGCGTGTGTTAAAGCACGTAACGAAGGACGTGACCTAGAGCGCGAAGGTGGGGATATCCTACGTGATGCAGCTCGTCACTCTAACGAACTAGCCGTAGCTCTAGAGACTTGGAAAGAGATCAAGTTCGAGTTCGACACAGTTGATAAATTGGACGTTCAGTAA
- a CDS encoding ribulose bisphosphate carboxylase small subunit: MSMIQTEDYRTKYTLETFSFLPDLTADEIYAQIVYIINQGWTPALEHEAPESASAHYWGMWKLPFFGMRDPNEVLAELDACRAAYPNHLIRLIGYDNYTQCQGHNFVVYRPRGM, encoded by the coding sequence ATGTCAATGATTCAAACAGAAGACTACCGTACAAAGTATACGCTAGAAACTTTCTCATTCCTTCCAGACCTAACAGCGGATGAGATCTATGCGCAGATCGTATATATCATCAACCAGGGTTGGACTCCGGCTCTTGAGCACGAAGCACCAGAAAGCGCTTCAGCTCACTACTGGGGTATGTGGAAGCTACCATTCTTCGGTATGCGTGATCCAAACGAAGTATTGGCAGAGCTAGATGCTTGTCGTGCAGCGTACCCAAATCACCTAATCCGTTTGATTGGTTACGATAACTATACACAGTGTCAAGGGCACAACTTCGTGGTTTACCGTCCAAGAGGCATGTAA